CCACCATGAGGGTGATCCACCGGGTTCATGACGCTACCGCGAACTTCAGGACGACGACCTTTCCAACGGTTGCGACCCGCTTTACCGATACTGATGTTTCGAGCATCAATATTGCCGACTTGTCCAATGGTGGCGTAGCATAGAGCCGGAATCTTCCGTTGTTCGCCAGAAGGCAGTTTCAGGGTGACATAGTTCCCTTCTTTAGCCATGACTTGAGCCGTTGTTCCCGCAGCCCGAACGATTTGTCCGCCTTTACCGGGGATTAATTCGACGTTATGTACTTCTGTCCCTAACGGAATTTTCGATAGGGGCAGAGCATTGCCGACTTCGATGGGGGAGTCAGGGCCAGAAACAATCAGGGTTCCGACTTTGAGTCCTAGCGGGTGCAAAATATAACGCTTTTCACCATCGGTATAATAAACCAGGGCAATCCGCGCATTACGGTTGGGATCGTATTCAATCTCAGCGACTTTGGCGGGAATATTGTGCTTATCCCGACGGAAATCAACAATTCGATACAGTTTTTTGTGTCCGCCACCCCGATGACGACAGGTAATCACGCCTCGGTTATTCCGTCCTTTATCCCGGTGTTTGGAAACCGTTAAGGAAGGTTCCGGTTCAGAACGAGTAATCTCGGCAAAATCGGAAACAGTATGTTGGCGAGTAGCGGGAGTATAGGGTCGGTATGAACGAATTCCCATATTTGATCCTTAGATTCTAAACACATTGGTTGAGGTGTTGACAGTTGACGGTTGACGGTTGACTGTTAACCGACAACAGACAACAGACAACGGACAACAACCTTTCTACACATCTGGGAACAGGACTTTCCGCAGGGGGTCTCCATCTACTAGGGTGATGATTGCCCGTTTGTAGCCAGGTTTGTACCCAACAAATTTACCAACCCGACGACGTTTGCGTGGCGGAATATGGGTATTAACAGCTTTGACTTTAACGGGAAATAACAGTTCAATGGCTTGTTTGATCATCGGCTTAGTCGCCTTGCGATCAACATCAAACGTAAACTGATTCAGTTCCATTAACATCGTGGCTTTTTCAGTCACAATCGGACGCTTCACCAAATCAATCAGATCGCCGGGATTATACTCCATCTCCGTAAACCTCCTGAATTTTGGCGAGGGCCGCAGCCGTTGTTATAATTTTGTCAGCAGCCAGAACGTCATAAACGTTGAGGCTATCAGCCAAGCACATTCTCAGTTTCGGGATGTTGCGACCCGATAAATAAATATTGGGTTGTTTCTCGGCTAACACCAATAAAACTTTAGATTCGGGTTCAATTCCCCAACGGGTCATCGCCGATACTAAGTCTTTGGTTTTGGGTCGAGAAAACTGATCCGCAAATTCTTCAACCACAATTAGATCTTCAAATCGGCTTTGAAAAGCAGTTCGCAGGGCTAACTGTCTTTCTTTGCGGTTCATTTTTTGGGAATAGTCTCTGGGTTTGGGCCCAAAAATCACCCCACCGCCTCGCCACAAAGGAGAACGAATCGAACCCGCCCTAGCACGGCCTGTTCCTTTCTGACGCCAAGGTTTCCGACCACCCCCCCGAACTTCAGCACGGGTTTTGGTGCAGGCTGTGCCTTGACGAGCATTCGCCATTTGCCGAACTAAGGCTCTATGGACAATGTGACTGGCATTTTCTTCGGATGCTACTTTCAGGTCAAGGGTCGCTTGTCCTACGCTTTCACCCTGCCAATTTCGGACTACACAATCAACCATGGTTGTTTCCTCCTCTACTTGCCACCGACTATGTTAGCGGGTGCGATACTCAACAAACCGCCGGGTTTGCCAGGAACAGCCCCTTTTACTAACAGCAGGTTACGTTCAGGATCGACACGCACAACGATTAATTTGCGAGTGGTGACTTGGCTGGCTCCGTATTGTCCGGCCATGCGTTTCCCAGGATAAACCCGGCCTGGGGTGGTTCCAGGGCCGATAGAACCGGGCTGACGGTGGTTTTTTGAACCATGAGCCATAGGGCCACGTTTAAAGTTATGGCGTTTTTGATAACCGGAGAAGCCACGACCCATGCTGGTTCCACTCACATCTACCAGTTGTCCTGGGGTGAACATATCAGCTTTGAGTTGTTGGCCTAATTCAAAGTTTCCGGCTTCATTGACGCGGTACTCTTTAAGGTGGCGCATAGGAATGCCGCCAGATTTGGCTAAATGTCCCTGTTCCGCATTGCTGAGATACTTATTGACCTCTTTGTCGGGAGATTTTTTTGTATTTAGCTTGCGTTTTTTATCAGGAACTTCACCGTACCCTAATTGGATGGCGGTGTAGCCGTCCGTTTGTTTGGTTTTAATCTGGGTAACAATGCAAGGCCCTGCTTGAATGACGGTGACGGGAATCGCTTTCCCGCTTTCGACTTCAAACACTTGGGTCATGCCGACTTTTGTGCCGAGGATACCTACAGACACTTAAACTAGCCTCTCTTTTCTACGCATTACAATAAAGTTTGGATCGACCGTGAGGAAGAATCCCCTTGCTGAAAACCCACAAGACCTTGATTAAAGATGAGTTGTGGATGTTTAAACACACCAAAACAGTCTCCCGCCATTAAAGGAGGATAAACCCTGGGGAGCTTAGAACGCTTTCCGGCTATCAACAAGTTTTAAGCGGTTTGTGGATCGAGGATTGCCCTCGATACTGCTTTTATGTCGCTGGGACTTGAGCAGCAAGCTACTCAGTATCCTTTCCTGACCGGTTGTTAAACCTTATGCAGATCACTGGGCTTACGCCGAATTTGTGTAGGATTTAACGTCAGTAGGGTGCTGTTTCCTTGCGGATTCGGCTTCACTGATTTCTGTCCAATCACTGACTCCTTGAGGGTGAACACCGTTAACGCGATGTTCTCACCGCCGGGAAAATCAGTCTTTTGGAAGTCAACAGCATTTGCCCGATTAGCGACAATTTTTGATTGTAGGGTAATTTTAACAAACTGTCAAGAGTCTATCCCAAGTCCGATAAAATTTGTAATTGAACTTTAGAGGCGTTCGGTTATTTCCCAAAGTTAAAGAACGCTTTCTATGCGTGGGGAGTGTCAAAAATCTATAATG
The nucleotide sequence above comes from Planktothrix serta PCC 8927. Encoded proteins:
- the rplB gene encoding 50S ribosomal protein L2 codes for the protein MGIRSYRPYTPATRQHTVSDFAEITRSEPEPSLTVSKHRDKGRNNRGVITCRHRGGGHKKLYRIVDFRRDKHNIPAKVAEIEYDPNRNARIALVYYTDGEKRYILHPLGLKVGTLIVSGPDSPIEVGNALPLSKIPLGTEVHNVELIPGKGGQIVRAAGTTAQVMAKEGNYVTLKLPSGEQRKIPALCYATIGQVGNIDARNISIGKAGRNRWKGRRPEVRGSVMNPVDHPHGGGEGRAPIGRSGPVTPWGKPALGAKTRNKKKRSTALIVRRRRKSSKRGKGGRQT
- a CDS encoding 50S ribosomal protein L23, translated to MEYNPGDLIDLVKRPIVTEKATMLMELNQFTFDVDRKATKPMIKQAIELLFPVKVKAVNTHIPPRKRRRVGKFVGYKPGYKRAIITLVDGDPLRKVLFPDV
- the rplD gene encoding 50S ribosomal protein L4, with translation MVDCVVRNWQGESVGQATLDLKVASEENASHIVHRALVRQMANARQGTACTKTRAEVRGGGRKPWRQKGTGRARAGSIRSPLWRGGGVIFGPKPRDYSQKMNRKERQLALRTAFQSRFEDLIVVEEFADQFSRPKTKDLVSAMTRWGIEPESKVLLVLAEKQPNIYLSGRNIPKLRMCLADSLNVYDVLAADKIITTAAALAKIQEVYGDGV
- the rplC gene encoding 50S ribosomal protein L3; this translates as MSVGILGTKVGMTQVFEVESGKAIPVTVIQAGPCIVTQIKTKQTDGYTAIQLGYGEVPDKKRKLNTKKSPDKEVNKYLSNAEQGHLAKSGGIPMRHLKEYRVNEAGNFELGQQLKADMFTPGQLVDVSGTSMGRGFSGYQKRHNFKRGPMAHGSKNHRQPGSIGPGTTPGRVYPGKRMAGQYGASQVTTRKLIVVRVDPERNLLLVKGAVPGKPGGLLSIAPANIVGGK